A region from the Lolium perenne isolate Kyuss_39 chromosome 4, Kyuss_2.0, whole genome shotgun sequence genome encodes:
- the LOC127293188 gene encoding coatomer subunit alpha-3, with protein sequence MLTKFETKSNRVKGLSFHPRRPWILASLHSGVIQMWDYRMGTLLDRFDEHDGPVRGVHFHATQPLFVSGGDDYKIKVWNYKTHRCLFTLTGHLDYIRTVQFHHEYPWIVSASDDQTIRIWNWQSRTCVAVLTGHNHYVMCASFHPKEDLVVSASLDQTVRVWDIGALRKKTVSPADDIMRLTQMNTDLFGGVDAVVKYVLEGHDRGVNWASFHPTLPLIVSGADDRQVKLWRMNDTKAWEVDTLRGHMNNVSCVMFHAKQDIIVSNSEDKSIRIWDATKRTGIQTFRREHDRFWILAAHPEMNLLAAGHDSGMIVFKLERERPAFSVSADTVFYVKDRFLRFFEYSTQKEVQVAPIRRPGSVSLNQSPRTLSYSPTENAVLVCSDVDGGSYDLYIVPKDSTGSLQDAKKGAGGSAVFVARNRFAVLEKSSNQVLVKNLKNEIVKKSPLPIATDAIYYAGTGNLLCKAEDRVTIFDLQQRLVLGELQAAGVKYVVWSTDMESVALLSKHAVVIASKKLVHRSTLHETIRVKSGAWDENGVFVYSTLNHIKYCLPNGDSGIIKTLDVPIYITRVIGNNIFCLDRDGKNKLITVDASEYIFKLALFRKRYDHVMSMIKSSQLCGQAVISYLQQKGFPEVALHFVKDEKTRFNLALESGNIQIAVASAKEIDDKDHWYRLGIEALRQGNVGIVEYAYQRTKNFERLAFLYLITGFMDKVGFMCKIAGQNNNLMGQFHNALYLGDARKRAEILENAGQLPLAYATAATHGLSEIADRLAAELGENVPSLPAGKSRSLLIPPAPLISSVDWPLLRVMRGTFEVGLDATGRAEVEEDDEAVIPDWDDEDLNIVDASDAVANDDGFNAEEGEANEEDGEDGGWDLEDLELPPEADTPKAAGNTRSTVFVAPTPGMPVSQIWTQKSSLAGEHAAAGNFDTAMRLLSRQLGIKNFAPLKSLFLDLHMGSHSYLRALATAPVVPIAVEKGWSESSSPNVRGPPALVFSFSQMEDRLKAAYKATTEGKFPEALRQFLSILHTIPLIVVDSRREVDEVKELIEIVREYVLGLRMELKRKELKDNVNRQQELAAYFTNCKLQRVHMRLVLSNAMALCYKQKNFATAEHFARLLLENSPNEVQAKKARQVQQQCSGKRDSAELNYDYRNPFVVCGSTYVPIYRGQKDISCPYCASRFVPSVEGQLCTICELAVVGADASGLLCSPTQQR encoded by the exons ATGCTGACCAAGTTCGAGACCAAGAGCAACCGGGTCAAGGGCCTCAGCTTCCACCCGCGGCGGCCATGGATCCTCGCCAGCCTCCACAGCGGGGTCATCCAGATGTGGGACTACCGCATGGGCACCCTCCTCGACCGCTTCGACGAGCACGACGGGCCCGTCCGCGGCGTCCACTTCCACGCCACCCAGCCGCTCTTCGTCTCCGGAG GCGACGATTACAAGATCAAGGTGTGGAATTACAAGACGCACCGCTGCTTGTTCACGCTTACTGGCCACCTCGACTACATCCGTACCGTGCAGTTCCACCACGAGTACCCGTGGATCGTAAGTGCCAGCGATGACCAGACGATCCGGATCTGGAACTGGCAATCGCGCACTTGCGTGGCTGTGCTGACCGGGCATAACCACTATGTCATGTGCGCGTCTTTCCACCCCAAGGAGGACCTGGTTGTGTCGGCGTCGCTAGATCAGACTGTTCGTGTCTGGGATATTGGTGCTCTGAGGAAGAAGACGGTGTCACCTGCTGATGACATCATGCGTCTCACTCAGATGAACACTGATCTGTTTGGGGGTGTTGATGCggttgtcaagtatgtcttggaaGGCCATGACCGTGGTGTCAACTGGGCCTCATTTCATCCCACTCTGCCGCTCATTGTTTCTGGGGCAGATGATCGGCAAGTGAAGCTGTGGAGAATGAATG ATACCAAGGCTTGGGAAGTCGATACTCTGAGGGGGCACATGAATAATGTGTCCTGTGTGATGTTCCATGCGAAGCAAGACATCATTGTGTCCAACTCAGAAGACAAAAGCATTCGCATCTGGGATGCCACAAAGCGCACTGGTATTCAGACATTTAGGCGGGAACATGACCGTTTCTGGATTCTTGCTGCTCACCCTGAAATGAATCTTCTTGCTGCTGGGCATGACAGTGGCATGATTGTGTTCAAATTAGAGAGGGAACGTCCAGCTTTCAGCGTCAGTGCTGATACTgtattctatgtgaaggacagatTCCTCCGTTTCTTTGAGTACTCCACCCAGAAGGAAGTTCAGGTGGCTCCAATAAGAAGACCAGGCTCAGTCAGCTTGAACCAGTCACCCAGGACACTATCTTACAGTCCAACAGAAAATGCTGTGTTGGTATGCTCAGATGTGGATGGGGGCTCATATGATCTCTACATCGTTCCTAAGGATTCTACTGGCAGTTTGCAAGATGCAAAGAAGGGAGCTGGTGGTTCAGCTGTTTTTGTGGCACGGAATAGGTTTGCTGTCCTTGAGAAGAGTAGCAATCAAGTTTTGGTGAAGAATCTTAAGAATGAAATTGTGAAGAAAAGTCCTCTTCCTATAGCGACTGATGCAATTTATTATGCTGGGACTGGTAATTTGTTGTGCAAAGCTGAAGACCGTGTGACCATCTTTGATCTACAGCAAAGGCTAGTTCTTGGTGAACTCCAGGCAGCTGGTGTCAAGTATGTTGTTTGGTCCACTGACATGGAGTCTGTTGCATTGCTGAGCAAGCATGCAGTAGTTATAGCTAGCAAGAAGCTTGTCCATCGTTCCACACTGCATGAAACCATTCGTGTGAAAAGTGGTGCATGGGATGAGAATGGTGTGTTCGTTTACTCTACACTGAACCATATCAAATACTGTCTTCCCAATGGAGACAGCGGGATCATAAAAACCCTTGATGTTCCTATTTACATAACGAGGGTTATTGGGAACAACATTTTCTGTCTGGATCGTGATGGAAAGAACAAACTGATAACAGTGGATGCTTCAGAATACATTTTCAAGCTCGCCCTTTTCCGGAAACGTTATGATCATGTTATGAGTATGATTAAGAGCTCACAGCTGTGTGGACAGGCAGTAATTTCATATTTACAACAGAAAGGGTTTCCAGAAGTTGCTCTCCACTTTGTGAAAGATGAGAAGACAAGATTTAATCTAGCTCTTGAGAGTGGTAACATCCAAATTGCAGTTGCTTCTGCAAAAGAGATTGATGACAAAGATCACTGGTACAGGCTGGGAATTGAGGCCCTGAGACAGGGGAATGTTGGTATTGTGGAATATGCATACCAGCGGACAAAGAATTTTGAGAGGCTTGCTTTTCTGTATCTCATTACTGGTTTCATGGATAAGGTGGGCTTCATGTGCAAAATTGCTGGACAGAATAACAATTTGATGGGTCAGTtccacaatgcattgtatcttgggGATGCTAGGAAGCGAGCTGAGATCCTGGAGAATGCTGGGCAGCTACCTCTTGCCTATGCTACTGCTGCCACTCATGGGCTCAGTGAAATTGCTGATAGGCTTGCTGCTGAATTGGGTGAGAATGTTCCTTCTCTACCTGCAGGAAAATCTCGCTCACTTTTGATTCCCCCTGCACCTCTCATATCCAGTGTTGATTGGCCATTGCTCCGTGTGATGCGTGGTACTTTTGAGGTTGGATTGGATGCTACTGGGAGAGCAGAGGTTGAGGAAGATGATGAAGCTGTTATTCCTGACTGGGATGATGAGGACTTGAATATTGTGGATGCAAGTGATGCAGTGGCAAATGATGATGGTTTTAATGCTGAGGAGGGCGAAGCAAATGAGGAGGATGGCGAGGATGGTGGCTGGGATCTTGAAGATCTGGAATTACCACCTGAAGCAGATACACCAAAAGCTGCAGGAAATACTCGCTCCACCGTGTTTGTTGCTCCTACACCAGGCATGCCTGTCAGCCAAATTTGGACTCAGAAATCTTCTCTTGCTGGCGAGCATGCAGCAGCAGGAAACTTTGACACTGCCATGAGGTTGCTTAGCCGCCAGTTGGGTATCAAGAACTTTGCTCCCCTGAAGTCCTTGTTTCTTGATCTCCATATGGGCAGTCATTCATATCTTCGTGCACTTGCAACTGCTCCCGTTGTACCAATTGCTGTTGAGAAAGGTTGGAGCGAGTCTTCAAGTCCTAATGTGAGGGGGCCTCCTGCCCTAGTTTTCTCCTTCTCACAAATGGAAGACAGACTCAAGGCAGCCTACAAAGCCACAACTGAGGGAAAGTTCCCAGAAGCGCTGAGGCAATTCCTCAGCATCTTGCATACCATCCCTCTTATTGTGGTGGACTCACGAAGAGAAGTTGATGAAGTGAAGGAGCTGATCGAGATAGTGAGGGAGTATGTTCTTGGTTTAAGAATGGAACTCAAGAGAAAGGAATTGAAAGACAATGTCAACCGGCAACAGGAATTGGCAGCCTACTTCACTAACTGCAAGCTTCAGAGGGTTCACATGAGACTTGTGCTCTCAAACGCCATGGCTCTGTGCTACAAGCAGAAGAACTTCGCGACCGCAGAGCATTTCGCGAGGCTGCTTCTTGAGAACAGCCCCAACGAGGTCCAAGCGAAGAAGGCTCGGCAGGTGCAGCAGCAGTGCAGCGGCAAGCGAGACAGCGCTGAGCTGAACTACGACTACAGAAATCCATTCGTGGTATGCGGTTCTACATACGTCCCCATCTACCGTGGCCAGAAGGATATTTCCTGCCCATACTGTGCATCCCGGTTTGTTCCTTCAGTTGAAGGGCAGCTTTGTACCATATGCGAGCTGGCCGTGGTCGGCGCGGACGCCTCAGGCCTCCTGTGCTCCCCTACACAGCAGAGATGA